Proteins encoded by one window of Luteimonas yindakuii:
- the rseP gene encoding RIP metalloprotease RseP: MSDFFGSVWWLIVSLGLLVTFHEFGHYWVARRNGVKVLRFSIGFGRPLWMRRGRDGTEYAIAAIPLGGYVKMLDEREAPVAADEASQAFNRKSVGQRMAIVAAGPAANLLLCVALLWAMFVVGRPDYAPVVGHAQGVAAEAGLARGDRIEAVGERATPTWNEVQMALLPAALDRADVRLQVVDANGNAGERVLALSKLAPDLDDRALLPAVGVLPRHLLAPPVIGRVHPDSAAWGVLAEDDRVTAVDGSPVATFDQIGPLVQALGERGGAAMIEVERNGDRLALEVTPRLVQDAARGDFWALGIESARAEVPAKDALQRYGPLEAVPAALRETAHLTGQLVGMIGRAFTGRIAVENTVAGPITIARATNAYAQQGVAWYLTILALLSLSLAILNLLPIPLLDGGHLLYYLIELVKGSPVSERAMAAGQTVGLVLLAGLMGLAFYNDILQLVQR, encoded by the coding sequence ATGAGCGATTTCTTCGGTTCGGTCTGGTGGCTCATCGTGAGCCTGGGCCTGCTGGTCACCTTCCACGAGTTCGGCCACTACTGGGTGGCACGGCGCAACGGGGTCAAGGTGCTGCGCTTCTCGATCGGCTTCGGTCGCCCGCTGTGGATGCGCCGCGGACGCGACGGCACCGAGTACGCGATTGCCGCGATTCCGCTCGGCGGTTACGTGAAGATGCTGGACGAGCGCGAAGCCCCGGTCGCCGCGGACGAGGCTTCGCAGGCGTTCAACCGCAAGTCGGTCGGCCAGCGCATGGCGATCGTCGCCGCCGGTCCCGCCGCCAACCTGTTGCTGTGCGTGGCGCTGCTGTGGGCGATGTTCGTCGTCGGCCGGCCGGACTATGCGCCGGTGGTCGGTCATGCGCAGGGCGTCGCCGCCGAGGCCGGGCTGGCGCGGGGCGACCGCATCGAAGCGGTCGGCGAGCGCGCCACGCCGACCTGGAACGAAGTGCAGATGGCGCTGTTGCCGGCCGCCCTCGACCGCGCCGACGTCCGTCTGCAGGTGGTCGATGCCAACGGCAATGCCGGTGAACGCGTGCTGGCGCTGTCGAAGCTGGCGCCCGACCTCGACGACCGCGCATTGCTGCCGGCCGTCGGAGTGCTGCCGCGACACCTGCTGGCGCCGCCGGTGATCGGCCGGGTCCATCCCGACTCCGCCGCCTGGGGTGTGCTGGCAGAAGACGACCGCGTGACCGCGGTCGACGGCAGCCCGGTCGCCACCTTCGACCAGATCGGCCCGCTGGTGCAGGCGCTGGGAGAGCGCGGTGGCGCGGCCATGATCGAGGTGGAGCGCAACGGCGATCGGCTGGCGCTCGAGGTGACGCCGCGGCTGGTACAGGACGCCGCCCGCGGGGACTTCTGGGCGCTCGGCATCGAATCGGCACGCGCCGAAGTGCCAGCGAAGGACGCGTTGCAGCGCTACGGGCCGCTCGAGGCGGTACCGGCGGCGCTGCGCGAAACCGCGCACCTCACCGGGCAACTGGTCGGAATGATCGGGCGCGCGTTCACCGGCCGGATTGCTGTCGAGAACACCGTGGCGGGCCCGATCACCATTGCCCGCGCGACCAATGCCTATGCGCAGCAGGGCGTTGCCTGGTACCTGACGATCCTCGCGCTGCTCTCGCTGAGCCTGGCGATCCTCAACCTGCTGCCGATCCCGCTGCTGGATGGCGGACACCTGTTGTATTACCTTATCGAGTTGGTCAAAGGCAGCCCGGTCAGCGAACGTGCGATGGCGGCCGGCCAGACGGTCGGCCTGGTGCTGCTGGCCGGCCTCATGGGGCTGGCGTTCTACAACGACATCCTGCAACTGGTGCAACGCTGA
- the dxr gene encoding 1-deoxy-D-xylulose-5-phosphate reductoisomerase, with translation MKRQRVAVLGATGSIGSSALDVIARHPQQLSASVLAAGRNVDALVALCVQHRPAHAVIADPALYGALCESLRAAGLSTHAHAGDDALCELVAGDACDSVVAAIVGAAGLDSTLAAARAGKRLLLANKESLVMAGDLVMAAARQAGACILPIDSEHNALFQCLPDGRVSAGVERLVLTASGGPFRGRDRASLASITPAQAVAHPKWSMGPKISVDSATLMNKGLEVIEAHHLFGLGNDRIGVVVHPQSLVHALVEYTDGSTLAQLGLPDMRTALAVGFAWPARIPSGVPPLDLIAHGRLDFEEPDMDTFACLRLARQALDAGGSAPAVLNAANEVAVSAFLQGRIAFLSIPAIVESALAALPPAEIASLEAAREADAQARHHATQALPRHARA, from the coding sequence ATGAAGCGGCAACGCGTCGCGGTCCTGGGCGCGACCGGCTCGATCGGCAGCTCCGCGCTCGACGTCATCGCCCGCCATCCGCAACAGTTGTCGGCCAGCGTGCTGGCGGCCGGCCGCAACGTCGATGCACTCGTCGCGTTGTGCGTGCAGCATCGTCCGGCCCATGCGGTGATCGCCGACCCAGCCCTGTACGGCGCTCTGTGCGAGTCCCTGCGCGCGGCCGGTCTTTCGACGCATGCGCATGCGGGCGACGACGCCCTCTGTGAGCTGGTGGCCGGCGACGCCTGCGACAGCGTGGTCGCGGCGATCGTCGGCGCCGCCGGCCTCGACTCCACCCTGGCCGCTGCACGCGCCGGCAAGCGGCTGCTGCTGGCCAACAAGGAATCGCTGGTGATGGCCGGCGACCTGGTGATGGCGGCCGCACGCCAGGCCGGCGCCTGCATCCTGCCGATCGACAGCGAACACAACGCGCTGTTCCAGTGCCTGCCCGATGGTCGCGTCAGCGCTGGTGTCGAGCGCCTGGTGCTGACTGCCTCCGGTGGGCCATTCCGTGGCCGCGACCGCGCTTCGCTTGCATCGATCACCCCGGCACAGGCGGTGGCGCATCCGAAATGGTCGATGGGCCCGAAGATCTCGGTCGATTCCGCGACGCTGATGAACAAGGGGCTCGAGGTGATCGAGGCCCATCACCTGTTCGGCCTCGGCAACGACCGCATCGGCGTGGTCGTGCATCCGCAGAGCCTGGTCCACGCGCTGGTGGAATACACCGACGGTTCCACGCTGGCCCAGCTCGGCCTGCCCGACATGCGCACCGCGCTCGCCGTCGGTTTCGCCTGGCCGGCCCGCATTCCGTCGGGCGTGCCACCGCTGGACCTCATCGCCCATGGGCGGCTCGACTTCGAGGAGCCGGACATGGACACCTTCGCCTGCCTGCGCCTCGCCCGGCAGGCGCTGGACGCCGGCGGTTCGGCGCCGGCGGTGCTCAATGCCGCCAACGAGGTCGCGGTTTCAGCCTTCCTTCAGGGCCGGATCGCTTTCCTGAGCATTCCCGCCATCGTCGAGTCCGCGCTCGCAGCGCTGCCCCCGGCCGAGATCGCTTCGCTGGAGGCCGCACGCGAGGCGGACGCGCAGGCACGCCACCATGCCACCCAGGCCCTGCCGCGCCATGCCCGCGCATGA
- a CDS encoding phosphatidate cytidylyltransferase has translation MTRTRVLAALVMAPLAIAAVLLLPTPWMAAMAAVLFLGALWEWYRLAEVEDTTARGVLLLANLLLMVAVVWASANDPGRSLVLLKLLCVAGIVWWLLAMIWLRQFEFGSTGSGSARIFKLAAGTAAIIPAWAALGLVHAGEPAGAGWLLVALMIVWAADSGAYFAGRKFGRRKLAPRISPNKTVEGLLGGLLAGLVVALAGALLLGTPATQLWGVVLVALIAVLFSVVGDLFESLLKRQVGMKDSGNLIPGHGGLLDRVDGVIAALPVFAIGQIWLGF, from the coding sequence ATGACCCGAACCCGCGTGCTCGCCGCACTGGTGATGGCGCCCCTGGCGATCGCCGCGGTCCTGCTGCTGCCCACTCCCTGGATGGCCGCGATGGCCGCGGTGCTGTTCCTCGGGGCGCTGTGGGAGTGGTACCGGCTGGCCGAAGTGGAGGACACCACCGCACGCGGCGTGCTGCTGCTGGCCAACCTGCTGCTGATGGTCGCGGTGGTCTGGGCATCGGCCAACGACCCCGGCAGATCGCTGGTGCTGCTGAAGCTGCTGTGCGTGGCCGGCATCGTCTGGTGGCTGCTGGCGATGATCTGGCTGCGCCAGTTCGAATTCGGCAGCACCGGCTCCGGCAGCGCACGGATCTTCAAGCTGGCCGCGGGCACCGCGGCGATCATTCCGGCCTGGGCCGCGCTCGGCCTGGTCCACGCCGGCGAGCCGGCCGGGGCCGGCTGGCTGCTGGTGGCGCTGATGATCGTCTGGGCCGCCGATTCCGGCGCCTATTTCGCCGGCCGGAAATTCGGGCGTCGCAAGCTGGCGCCGCGGATCAGCCCCAACAAGACAGTCGAAGGCCTGCTGGGCGGACTGCTCGCCGGCCTCGTGGTGGCACTGGCCGGCGCGTTGCTGCTCGGCACCCCCGCCACGCAGCTGTGGGGCGTGGTGCTGGTGGCGCTGATCGCGGTGCTGTTCTCGGTGGTTGGCGACCTGTTCGAGAGCCTGCTCAAGCGCCAGGTCGGGATGAAGGATTCCGGCAACCTGATCCCGGGGCACGGTGGCCTGCTCGACCGCGTCGACGGTGTCATCGCCGCACTGCCGGTGTTCGCCATCGGCCAGATCTGGCTGGGATTCTGA
- the uppS gene encoding polyprenyl diphosphate synthase: MRPDPQDPAVTGDERLDGVPRHLAIIMDGNGRWAARRRRPRAIGHRAGARAVNLCIDWCVARGIGALTLFAFSSENWGRPEDEVGALMKLFMGALDREIDELDRRGIRIRFIGERTRFAPALQARMATAESRTARHARLALNIAVSYGGRQDIAAAARSLAEDVAAGRLRPEDIDEQLLGTRVALAELPPPDLFIRTGGDVRISNFLLWQLAYTELWFTDTLWPDLDAAVLDRALADYAARERRFGLTSAQVAAPAPPDTDTLDA, encoded by the coding sequence ATGCGCCCGGACCCGCAGGATCCGGCCGTCACCGGCGACGAACGCCTCGACGGGGTGCCACGGCACCTCGCGATCATCATGGACGGCAACGGCCGCTGGGCGGCACGACGCCGTCGGCCGCGCGCGATCGGCCATCGTGCCGGTGCGCGCGCGGTCAACCTCTGCATCGACTGGTGCGTCGCACGTGGCATCGGTGCGCTGACGCTGTTCGCGTTCTCCAGCGAGAACTGGGGTCGCCCCGAGGACGAGGTCGGCGCGCTGATGAAGCTGTTCATGGGTGCACTGGACCGCGAGATCGACGAACTCGACCGTCGCGGCATCCGCATCCGCTTCATCGGCGAACGCACGCGCTTTGCGCCGGCGCTGCAGGCGCGCATGGCCACGGCCGAATCGCGCACCGCACGCCACGCACGCCTCGCGCTCAACATCGCGGTGAGTTACGGCGGTCGCCAGGACATCGCCGCGGCGGCGCGATCGCTCGCCGAAGACGTGGCCGCGGGCCGGCTGCGCCCCGAAGACATCGACGAACAGCTGCTGGGCACGCGCGTTGCCCTGGCCGAGCTGCCGCCGCCGGATCTCTTCATCCGCACCGGTGGCGACGTGCGCATCAGCAACTTCCTGCTGTGGCAGCTGGCCTATACCGAACTGTGGTTCACCGATACCCTGTGGCCCGACCTCGATGCGGCCGTGCTCGACCGTGCATTGGCCGACTACGCCGCCCGCGAGCGGCGCTTCGGGCTCACCAGCGCCCAGGTCGCCGCACCCGCCCCACCCGACACGGACACCCTCGACGCATGA
- the frr gene encoding ribosome recycling factor — protein sequence MLDDIKKDTQTRMAKSVDALRHTLVKVRTGRASTALVEHLKVNYYGSDMPLSQVASVSVSDARSLTITPWEKPMVAAVEKAILASDLGLTPNTAGTTIRLNLPALTEERRRELSKVVHGEGEDAKVAIRNIRRDANQQVKELLKEKLISEDDERRSEDDIQKLTDKAIKDVDDVVKAKEQELMAV from the coding sequence ATGCTCGACGATATCAAGAAAGACACCCAGACCCGCATGGCCAAGAGCGTCGACGCGCTTCGCCACACGCTGGTCAAGGTCCGCACGGGCCGCGCTTCGACCGCCCTGGTCGAACACCTGAAGGTGAACTACTACGGTTCCGACATGCCGCTGTCGCAGGTCGCGAGCGTGTCCGTCAGCGACGCGCGCTCGCTCACGATCACGCCGTGGGAAAAGCCCATGGTCGCGGCCGTCGAGAAGGCGATCCTCGCCTCCGATCTCGGCCTGACGCCGAACACCGCTGGCACCACCATCCGCCTGAACCTGCCGGCGCTCACCGAGGAGCGTCGTCGCGAGCTGTCCAAGGTCGTGCACGGCGAGGGTGAGGACGCCAAGGTCGCCATCCGCAACATTCGCCGCGATGCCAACCAGCAGGTCAAGGAACTCCTCAAGGAGAAGCTGATCTCGGAAGACGACGAGCGCCGCAGCGAGGACGACATCCAGAAGCTCACCGACAAGGCGATCAAGGACGTCGACGACGTGGTCAAGGCCAAGGAACAGGAGCTGATGGCGGTCTGA
- the pyrH gene encoding UMP kinase → MSTLAYRRVLLKLSGEALMGDEDYGIDPKVIGRLAREVIEAQHAGAEVALVIGGGNIFRGAGLAASGMDRVTGDQMGMLATVINALAMQDALEKLGAKARVMSAIKINDVCEDYIRRRAIRHLEKGRLVIFAAGVGSPFFTTDSGAALRAIEIGADLLLKATKVDGVYDKDPKKHADAVRFEQLTYDEVISRGLEVMDTAAFALARDSSLPMRVFDMSQPGVLLRILRGEAIGTLVTGR, encoded by the coding sequence ATGTCCACACTCGCCTATCGCCGCGTCCTGCTCAAACTGTCCGGCGAGGCCCTGATGGGCGACGAGGACTACGGCATCGATCCCAAGGTCATCGGCCGTCTCGCGCGCGAGGTGATCGAAGCCCAGCACGCCGGCGCGGAAGTCGCGCTGGTCATCGGCGGTGGCAACATCTTCCGCGGTGCGGGGCTCGCCGCCAGTGGCATGGACCGCGTCACCGGCGACCAGATGGGCATGCTGGCCACCGTCATCAACGCGCTGGCCATGCAGGACGCGCTCGAAAAGCTCGGCGCCAAGGCGCGGGTGATGAGCGCGATCAAGATCAACGACGTCTGCGAGGACTACATCCGTCGTCGCGCCATCCGCCACCTCGAGAAGGGCCGGCTGGTGATCTTCGCCGCCGGCGTCGGCAGCCCGTTCTTCACCACCGATTCGGGCGCTGCGCTGCGCGCGATCGAGATCGGCGCCGACCTGCTGCTGAAGGCGACCAAGGTCGATGGCGTCTACGACAAGGATCCGAAGAAGCATGCCGATGCCGTGCGCTTCGAGCAGCTCACCTACGACGAAGTGATCTCGCGCGGGCTCGAGGTGATGGACACCGCGGCGTTCGCGCTGGCCCGCGACAGCAGCCTGCCGATGCGCGTGTTCGACATGAGCCAGCCCGGCGTGCTGCTGCGCATCCTGCGCGGCGAGGCGATCGGCACCCTCGTCACCGGCCGCTGA